The following proteins are encoded in a genomic region of Methanobrevibacter sp.:
- a CDS encoding 30S ribosomal protein S15 produces the protein MAKPDWVTYSNEEIEEMILKFTKEGKSTSEIGIILRDTYGIPSVKDVTGERINEILKRNGQAQEYPEDLMNLIRRAVNIRDHLSENPKDLHSKRGLTIIESRIRRLGSYYVKEGELPEGWRYNPQQAALLVK, from the coding sequence ATGGCAAAACCAGATTGGGTAACTTACAGCAACGAAGAAATCGAAGAAATGATTTTAAAATTCACCAAAGAAGGTAAATCCACCAGTGAAATTGGTATCATCTTAAGAGATACTTATGGAATCCCTAGTGTTAAAGATGTAACTGGTGAAAGAATCAACGAAATTTTAAAAAGAAATGGTCAAGCTCAAGAATATCCTGAAGACTTAATGAACTTAATCAGAAGAGCTGTAAACATCAGAGACCACTTAAGTGAAAACCCTAAAGATTTACACTCCAAAAGAGGTTTAACAATTATTGAATCAAGAATCAGAAGATTAGGTTCATACTACGTAAAAGAAGGAGAATTACCAGAAGGTTGGAGATATAATCCACAACAAGCAGCACTCCTTGTTAAATAG
- a CDS encoding DHH family phosphoesterase, whose product MLNRAKEASDMLQEHIDKDNVIRLVSHNDADGISAAAVLANALKEEKMRYHVTIIPRLKEDEINKLRSDKSSLFIFTDMGSAYVKELNTFKSDVIIADHHQVNDAEPDSNLVHVNPHLFGVDGSKELSGAGASYLVARGLNKKHLAYFALIGAFGDMQGQDGFMGMNKLIVEDAKESGTLEIHEGLKIVSKSSEPLYKSLAYTFSPPLPGITGDLTGAREFLEKMNLSYGIKFTDLEGEEQDLLKDALMNVNEDIFGLCYTVPKETPLLRDLEEYAYILDACGKNKKFGTALGIALGERERVLDVAVDLQRKYREQIVKGLEWAKREGAQQLNKIQYLYSEDKVLKAVMGTIASIGLSAEIFDNSKPVLGLSRLYKDIKISGRTTRDMVEKGVNLGQALQDASKNFAGQGGGHDIAAGAMIPYEAKDNFLRLVDEIVDYQLENS is encoded by the coding sequence TTGTTAAATAGAGCTAAAGAAGCTAGTGATATGCTTCAAGAGCATATCGATAAAGATAATGTTATAAGATTAGTTTCTCATAACGATGCTGATGGAATTTCAGCAGCTGCGGTATTAGCCAACGCTTTAAAAGAAGAGAAGATGAGATATCACGTTACTATTATTCCTCGTCTTAAAGAAGATGAGATTAATAAGTTAAGAAGTGATAAATCTTCTTTATTTATTTTTACTGATATGGGAAGTGCTTATGTTAAAGAACTTAACACTTTCAAAAGTGACGTAATAATTGCTGATCATCATCAGGTAAATGATGCAGAACCTGATAGTAATTTGGTTCATGTAAATCCTCATTTATTTGGAGTTGATGGTAGTAAAGAATTAAGTGGGGCAGGAGCTAGCTATTTGGTAGCTAGAGGCCTTAATAAAAAACATTTAGCTTATTTTGCTTTGATCGGTGCATTTGGAGATATGCAAGGTCAAGATGGTTTCATGGGCATGAATAAACTAATAGTTGAAGATGCTAAGGAAAGTGGAACTTTGGAGATTCATGAGGGTCTTAAAATAGTTTCTAAGTCAAGCGAACCATTATATAAGTCATTAGCTTATACATTCTCACCACCATTGCCGGGAATAACAGGTGATTTAACTGGTGCTAGAGAATTTTTAGAAAAAATGAATTTGTCATATGGTATTAAATTCACTGATTTGGAAGGAGAAGAACAAGATCTACTTAAAGATGCTCTTATGAATGTCAATGAAGATATTTTTGGTTTGTGTTATACAGTTCCAAAAGAAACTCCCTTACTAAGAGATTTGGAAGAGTATGCTTACATATTGGACGCTTGTGGAAAAAATAAAAAATTTGGAACCGCATTGGGCATCGCTCTTGGTGAACGTGAAAGAGTTTTAGATGTTGCTGTTGATTTACAGCGCAAATATCGTGAACAAATTGTTAAAGGTTTGGAATGGGCTAAAAGAGAAGGCGCTCAACAACTTAATAAAATACAATATTTATATAGCGAAGACAAAGTATTGAAGGCAGTTATGGGAACAATTGCTAGTATTGGGTTATCTGCCGAAATATTTGATAATTCTAAACCTGTTTTAGGATTATCTAGATTATATAAGGATATTAAAATCTCTGGAAGGACTACTCGTGACATGGTTGAAAAAGGTGTGAATTTGGGTCAGGCTCTTCAAGATGCATCTAAAAACTTTGCAGGTCAAGGTGGCGGTCATGATATTGCTGCTGGAGCTATGATTCCTTATGAAGCAAAGGACAATTTCCTTCGTCTTGTAGATGAAATTGTTGATTATCAGTTAGAAAATAGTTAG
- a CDS encoding aconitase X catalytic domain-containing protein, whose amino-acid sequence MHLTKKEEEMCNGEYGETIRKSMDILVALGDIYGAPELVDITSAQVSGVSYKTIGQAGLEYLEDLAKDDRGVATITSTLNPPGTDLDNWDKFGFPEEFSIKQNQIVDAYGKLGITKTCTCTPYLVGNVPRFGDHISWSESSAVAFVNSVIGARTNREGGPGALAAAIVGKTPLYGFHLKENRVANWIIDVETELSGADFGALGYIVGQNVGGDVPYFTLNNIPDNNDLKTLGAALASSGSVALYHIENVTPEYAHADKVNASQSLTVTKEDILQTRESLTTTDKEPDLICLGCPHASLEEIKQVANIVNGKTIKNKLWICTSISVKASADRMGYTKTIEDAGGNIVCDTCMVVAPIEDMGFEVIGVNSAKAANYVPSMCGLDVVYGDAQDLIQFE is encoded by the coding sequence ATGCATTTGACTAAAAAGGAAGAGGAAATGTGTAATGGGGAGTATGGTGAAACTATCCGTAAAAGTATGGACATTTTAGTAGCTTTGGGCGATATTTATGGTGCACCGGAACTTGTAGACATTACATCAGCACAAGTATCTGGGGTTTCATACAAAACAATCGGACAGGCGGGTTTGGAATATTTGGAAGACCTTGCAAAGGATGATAGGGGTGTTGCTACCATAACTTCTACTTTAAATCCTCCAGGAACAGATTTGGATAATTGGGATAAATTCGGTTTTCCTGAAGAATTTTCAATTAAGCAAAATCAAATTGTTGATGCATATGGAAAACTTGGAATTACAAAAACATGCACTTGCACTCCATATCTTGTAGGTAATGTTCCAAGATTTGGAGATCATATCTCATGGTCAGAATCTTCAGCAGTAGCTTTTGTCAATTCAGTTATCGGTGCTAGGACTAATCGTGAAGGGGGTCCAGGAGCATTGGCTGCGGCTATTGTAGGTAAAACTCCATTATATGGCTTTCATCTTAAGGAAAATAGGGTGGCTAATTGGATAATTGATGTTGAAACTGAATTATCCGGGGCTGATTTTGGAGCATTGGGATATATTGTTGGCCAGAATGTTGGAGGAGACGTTCCATATTTCACGTTAAATAATATCCCTGATAACAATGATTTAAAGACTCTTGGTGCTGCTCTTGCTTCTTCAGGTTCAGTTGCACTATATCATATTGAGAATGTAACTCCTGAATATGCGCATGCTGATAAAGTTAATGCATCTCAAAGTTTGACAGTCACAAAAGAAGATATTCTACAGACTCGTGAAAGTCTAACAACAACTGATAAGGAACCGGATTTAATTTGTTTAGGATGTCCTCATGCTTCTTTAGAAGAAATAAAGCAAGTAGCTAATATAGTTAATGGAAAAACTATCAAAAACAAGCTATGGATCTGTACTTCTATTAGTGTGAAAGCATCTGCTGACAGGATGGGCTATACTAAAACAATTGAAGATGCTGGGGGAAACATTGTTTGTGATACATGTATGGTTGTAGCTCCAATTGAAGACATGGGTTTTGAAGTAATTGGCGTAAACTCTGCAAAAGCTGCAAATTATGTCCCATCAATGTGTGGGCTTGATGTTGTTTATGGTGATGCTCAAGATTTAATTCAATTTGAATAG
- a CDS encoding Mur ligase family protein, giving the protein MNCLVVGAGNAGRPVARLLNNQGEKVIITDPKSIDEFKEDVQKILKQIEKEGVILDLGNPDPSIDGIDMVYKAPSLPDSAPIAEKIKNANLKVLTNEEFSRIVNDLIPVDIIGITGTMGKTTTTYITTAIFKQAGYNVWSCSSLVNNLVSEAIIDGIVKGKAEDCDIAIFELPHGTIGLLDNLDIKMGLLTNIAEDHLSEFGGSLEKYQERKLILEKMSKTFISNNSCRDIIEPIRPDTLFYELNNPDSVADFIGFEGEDTLTIQYGNEQFTTPFHMMSYFFENSLAASAVALEYGVLKGDIIDALSEFRGLPAHMQDLGDYNGRRVILDSAFLYDGMKITLEYFKDENVVLFLDHFDTLSKRDKAEVGELVGQYVDTVIASGFNEVTQEVEMNAAYEVLNAIENPNATKVACENITDAAELTFKYSKPGDIILHMGPLIAYDRLTTMDKIMVGLERGCNKYD; this is encoded by the coding sequence ATGAATTGTTTAGTTGTTGGTGCAGGAAATGCTGGAAGGCCTGTTGCAAGATTACTTAATAATCAGGGAGAAAAGGTTATTATAACTGATCCTAAGTCAATCGATGAATTTAAAGAAGATGTTCAAAAGATTTTAAAACAAATAGAAAAAGAAGGCGTTATTCTTGATTTAGGAAATCCTGATCCAAGCATTGATGGAATTGATATGGTCTATAAGGCGCCTAGTTTGCCAGATTCAGCACCTATAGCTGAGAAAATTAAAAATGCCAATTTAAAGGTCTTAACAAATGAAGAATTTTCTCGCATTGTTAATGATTTAATTCCGGTAGACATCATCGGTATTACCGGAACTATGGGTAAAACTACGACCACTTATATTACAACAGCTATTTTTAAACAGGCAGGTTATAATGTTTGGTCCTGTTCCTCTCTTGTCAATAATCTTGTTAGTGAGGCTATTATCGATGGTATTGTTAAAGGTAAGGCTGAAGATTGTGATATAGCTATTTTTGAGCTTCCTCATGGTACTATTGGGCTGTTAGATAATTTGGATATTAAAATGGGGCTGTTAACTAATATTGCTGAAGATCATTTGTCCGAATTTGGTGGTTCTCTTGAGAAATATCAAGAGCGTAAATTAATTTTAGAGAAAATGAGCAAAACATTCATTTCAAATAACTCCTGTCGTGATATAATCGAACCAATAAGGCCAGATACTCTTTTCTATGAACTTAATAATCCTGATAGTGTTGCTGATTTTATAGGTTTTGAAGGTGAAGATACATTAACAATTCAGTATGGCAATGAACAGTTCACAACTCCATTTCATATGATGAGTTATTTCTTTGAAAATTCCCTTGCAGCTTCTGCCGTAGCTTTAGAATATGGTGTTCTAAAAGGAGATATTATTGATGCATTATCTGAATTTAGAGGTTTGCCTGCACATATGCAGGATTTAGGTGATTATAATGGCCGTCGCGTGATTCTTGATTCTGCTTTCTTATATGATGGTATGAAAATTACATTGGAGTATTTTAAAGATGAAAATGTTGTTTTATTTTTGGATCATTTTGATACTCTCTCCAAAAGGGATAAGGCAGAAGTTGGTGAACTTGTAGGTCAATACGTTGATACTGTTATTGCCAGTGGATTTAATGAGGTGACTCAGGAAGTTGAAATGAATGCTGCCTATGAGGTTTTGAATGCTATTGAAAATCCTAATGCCACTAAGGTTGCATGTGAAAACATTACTGATGCTGCAGAACTCACTTTTAAATATTCCAAACCTGGAGACATTATTTTGCATATGGGGCCTTTAATCGCTTATGATAGGCTAACAACTATGGATAAGATTATGGTTGGACTTGAAAGAGGTTGTAATAAATATGATTGA
- a CDS encoding Mur ligase family protein, protein MIDENSKFGVVGICGANGNLVARILSQRGFDVIGTDVSSKEDCRFIKSLENYDIELFFGDIPDDFFSNIDYLVPPISLSKDNEIFKKANENNVEIFTVDDVISNFNPEKPVFGITGTNGKTTSTELLKKIAYDNGISPSEHDLEGMQGNAEFIPILQSRLDGDVAILEIGTFGVPGTIKRITGNVGLKSGLITNITEDHLNDLSGFMEYANVKGEFIQSLKDNQIIVNANDPTIMGLLREFGLDDEVITFRVEGPTIGISKKECVCGEIINLSEIISGSGYYFCKCGLTTPQTDYIATNVDLINGKFDLFTPSGKIEVKMQLDGIHNVYNVSGVIIAAHEFLKLPFDKIVESIASFTGVSGRMEKVATIDGKDVIVDFAHNPAGVKTVLNAFKELYGDITTVITISSESGDQGDSEIFENVLELSKYVVPASFASQKTAKKFIDDDADFKDKIFLEKIDEEFVKEGTIGATPEEVKKGVIDALKLDCDKIIVIGEAATKFKENILEI, encoded by the coding sequence ATGATTGATGAAAATTCTAAGTTTGGTGTTGTTGGAATTTGCGGTGCCAATGGAAATTTGGTGGCTAGAATCCTTTCACAGAGAGGTTTTGATGTTATTGGAACCGATGTTTCATCAAAAGAGGATTGTAGATTTATTAAATCTCTTGAAAATTATGATATTGAATTATTTTTTGGAGACATTCCTGATGATTTCTTTAGTAATATAGATTATTTGGTTCCTCCAATTAGTTTATCCAAAGATAATGAAATTTTTAAAAAAGCAAATGAAAATAATGTTGAAATTTTCACAGTTGACGATGTTATTTCAAATTTTAATCCAGAAAAGCCTGTTTTTGGCATTACTGGTACCAATGGCAAAACCACATCTACAGAACTTCTTAAAAAAATAGCTTATGATAATGGTATTTCTCCATCAGAACATGATTTGGAAGGAATGCAAGGTAATGCTGAATTTATTCCAATTCTTCAATCTCGTTTAGATGGGGATGTTGCTATTTTAGAAATTGGAACTTTTGGAGTTCCCGGCACAATCAAGAGAATAACTGGTAATGTTGGTTTGAAATCTGGATTAATCACAAATATTACTGAAGATCACTTGAACGATCTTTCAGGTTTTATGGAATATGCTAACGTTAAGGGAGAGTTTATTCAGTCCCTTAAGGATAATCAGATTATTGTAAATGCAAATGATCCTACAATTATGGGTCTTTTAAGAGAATTTGGTCTTGATGATGAGGTAATTACATTTAGGGTAGAGGGGCCAACTATAGGCATCTCTAAAAAAGAATGTGTTTGCGGTGAAATAATTAATCTTAGTGAAATTATTTCAGGTTCGGGCTACTATTTTTGTAAATGCGGACTTACAACTCCTCAAACTGATTACATAGCTACAAATGTTGATTTGATAAATGGGAAATTTGATTTATTTACTCCTTCTGGAAAAATAGAAGTCAAAATGCAGCTGGATGGAATACACAATGTATATAATGTTTCAGGAGTTATAATTGCTGCTCATGAATTCTTGAAATTGCCCTTTGATAAGATTGTTGAGTCAATAGCTTCTTTCACTGGGGTCAGTGGAAGGATGGAGAAAGTAGCAACTATTGATGGAAAAGATGTAATTGTTGATTTTGCTCATAATCCTGCAGGTGTAAAAACAGTATTGAATGCATTTAAAGAGTTATATGGGGATATAACAACAGTAATCACTATTTCTTCGGAGTCTGGTGATCAGGGAGATTCGGAAATTTTTGAAAATGTTTTAGAATTATCAAAATATGTTGTTCCTGCTTCATTTGCTTCTCAAAAGACTGCTAAAAAGTTTATTGATGATGATGCTGATTTCAAGGATAAAATATTTTTAGAAAAAATCGATGAAGAGTTTGTTAAAGAAGGAACAATTGGAGCTACTCCTGAAGAGGTTAAAAAAGGTGTCATTGATGCATTAAAACTTGATTGTGATAAGATTATTGTCATTGGTGAGGCAGCAACCAAATTTAAAGAGAATATTCTAGAGATTTAA
- a CDS encoding DEAD/DEAH box helicase, giving the protein MANYIEHPLIKPDSIEARLYQQILAGDVLKNGNTMVVAPTALGKTIVAILVASDRLEKVKHSKVLILSPSKPLAIQHENSFREFLNVPCTSITGATKSEDRVRRWEESQVISATPQTIESDLLNGRYTLDDVSLIVFDECHHGVGSYSYVYLASRYVKESNYNLILGLTASPGSDTNKIKEVCENLYIQNIVVKSEQDKDVKPYLNPVKIDWIKIKMSDELNKIKELVNKSLKTRLKALKNMKVINTISVTKRDILKARARVQNTIARSASPKKECYRAISLLTAVINLQHSLELIETQGVSTFNKYVGRLRKKKTKAAKSLLMDDNFGKAVVLSRQAEKDGLEHPKLNRLVKILKNELSIDGQTTLQSERFTDNQNNKNSKIIVFTQYRDTLEIIHERLEKEGIKSAKFFGQSTKEGQKGLTQKKQKEVIKSFRKGEFDVLISTSVAEEGIDIPAVDLVILYEPVPSEVRMIQRRGRTGRKRTGKVKVLVTEQTRDEGYYWASINKEKRMKSQLIDPDVLKELNETAIQRMDSEKNVKILEREINKTQKPVIYADTREGNSKVIRHLHEMGMDVQVKTMSVGDYQVSDEVAIERKTAKDFVDSILDKRLFKQANDLREEFKKPIIILEGDNFYSGFINPNAIRGTMASIALDFGISIIPTRNSQDTAAMLKRIAIREQKGEKSQISIRTEKKPVNMWEQQLFIIESLPNVGPVNAKRLLEHFGSVSNVINASEEELQKVEGIGKKIAKNIRKVVDSKYLHFKEEIKDKKLV; this is encoded by the coding sequence ATGGCAAACTATATTGAACATCCATTGATTAAACCTGATTCTATTGAAGCTAGATTGTATCAGCAAATTTTAGCAGGGGATGTATTAAAAAATGGAAATACTATGGTCGTTGCACCTACAGCTTTAGGTAAGACAATCGTGGCAATCCTTGTTGCATCTGATAGATTAGAGAAGGTTAAACATTCTAAGGTATTAATTCTTTCTCCTAGTAAGCCATTAGCTATTCAGCATGAAAATAGTTTTAGGGAATTTTTAAATGTACCATGTACTTCTATTACAGGAGCTACAAAATCAGAAGATCGTGTTAGAAGATGGGAAGAGTCCCAGGTAATTTCTGCAACTCCACAAACCATTGAATCTGATTTATTGAATGGAAGATATACTTTGGACGATGTATCATTGATTGTTTTTGATGAATGCCATCATGGTGTTGGTTCTTATTCTTATGTCTATCTGGCTTCAAGATATGTAAAAGAATCAAACTATAATCTTATTTTAGGCCTTACAGCTTCCCCAGGTTCAGATACGAATAAAATAAAGGAAGTTTGTGAGAACTTATACATTCAAAATATTGTTGTTAAAAGCGAACAGGACAAGGACGTTAAGCCTTATTTGAATCCGGTAAAAATTGACTGGATCAAAATTAAGATGTCCGATGAGCTTAATAAAATCAAAGAGCTTGTTAATAAATCTTTAAAAACAAGGCTTAAGGCTCTTAAAAACATGAAAGTGATTAACACTATTTCTGTAACAAAAAGAGATATATTGAAGGCAAGGGCCAGAGTTCAAAATACCATTGCTCGATCCGCAAGTCCGAAAAAGGAATGTTATAGGGCAATATCTCTTTTAACTGCAGTCATTAATCTTCAACACTCTCTAGAACTTATTGAAACACAGGGAGTTTCTACTTTTAATAAGTATGTAGGACGTTTAAGAAAAAAGAAAACAAAGGCAGCTAAATCTTTATTGATGGACGATAATTTTGGAAAGGCAGTTGTGCTTTCAAGACAGGCGGAAAAGGATGGTCTTGAACATCCAAAATTAAATAGATTAGTTAAAATCCTTAAAAATGAATTGTCTATTGATGGGCAAACAACTCTTCAATCAGAAAGATTTACGGACAATCAGAATAATAAAAATTCTAAAATCATTGTTTTCACCCAATATAGGGATACTTTAGAAATAATTCACGAAAGGCTTGAAAAAGAAGGAATCAAATCAGCTAAATTCTTTGGCCAGTCAACAAAAGAAGGTCAAAAAGGATTAACTCAAAAAAAACAAAAAGAAGTTATTAAATCTTTTAGAAAAGGGGAATTTGACGTTCTTATATCCACAAGTGTGGCTGAGGAGGGTATTGATATTCCTGCTGTTGATCTTGTTATTTTATATGAGCCAGTTCCTTCTGAAGTTCGTATGATTCAAAGAAGAGGTAGAACCGGTCGTAAACGGACAGGAAAGGTCAAGGTTCTTGTTACAGAACAGACTAGGGATGAAGGATATTATTGGGCTTCCATTAATAAAGAAAAAAGAATGAAAAGTCAATTAATTGATCCTGATGTTTTAAAAGAACTTAATGAAACTGCTATTCAGAGAATGGATTCAGAGAAGAATGTTAAAATTCTTGAAAGAGAAATAAATAAAACTCAAAAGCCAGTAATATATGCCGATACTAGGGAAGGAAACTCTAAGGTTATTCGTCATTTACATGAGATGGGTATGGACGTTCAAGTTAAAACCATGAGCGTTGGTGATTATCAGGTTAGTGATGAGGTAGCTATCGAAAGAAAAACAGCAAAGGATTTTGTCGATTCTATTCTTGATAAACGACTTTTTAAGCAGGCTAATGATTTAAGGGAAGAATTTAAGAAACCTATTATAATTCTTGAAGGTGATAATTTTTATTCAGGTTTTATCAATCCCAATGCTATTAGGGGTACGATGGCTTCAATAGCGCTAGATTTTGGAATAAGCATAATTCCAACTAGGAATTCTCAGGATACTGCAGCCATGCTTAAAAGGATTGCTATTCGCGAACAAAAGGGTGAAAAATCTCAAATTAGTATCAGAACCGAGAAAAAACCAGTTAATATGTGGGAACAGCAATTATTTATTATTGAATCTCTTCCGAATGTGGGTCCTGTTAATGCAAAAAGACTTTTGGAACACTTCGGTTCGGTGTCTAATGTAATCAATGCATCTGAAGAGGAGTTGCAAAAAGTAGAGGGCATTGGTAAAAAAATAGCTAAAAACATCAGAAAAGTTGTTGATTCTAAATATTTGCATTTCAAAGAAGAAATAAAAGATAAAAAATTAGTTTGA
- a CDS encoding sugar phosphate isomerase/epimerase, protein MKIGASTLSGFKDKLVNNLDYFEELGLDYAEILHQYPNDEIDVDSLESYNLKYSIHSPIVNINIASLNKAIRQASIDEIKKSIDLANKLDSDIVVVHPGSIPFLGRDFEDHIYDLADEAIKELGAYGDDLGVKATIENMPAFEGHMYQNMEKLNQTLEDFDMFMTLDIGHAYHSGHAPDEMYFDRVKHIHIHDNNGDDDAHYALGEGSIDLKRIIRKFEDKNYNGIYTIEVNDSDSVKNSLEYLKKLV, encoded by the coding sequence ATGAAGATTGGAGCATCAACATTATCTGGATTTAAAGATAAATTAGTAAATAATTTAGATTATTTTGAAGAATTAGGTCTTGATTATGCAGAAATATTACATCAGTACCCTAATGATGAAATTGATGTCGATTCATTAGAATCATATAATTTAAAATATAGTATTCATTCTCCAATTGTGAATATTAATATAGCTTCACTCAATAAAGCGATTAGGCAAGCTTCAATTGATGAAATAAAAAAATCCATTGACCTTGCAAATAAATTAGATTCAGATATTGTTGTAGTCCATCCTGGATCCATTCCATTTCTTGGAAGGGATTTTGAAGACCACATTTATGACCTTGCAGATGAAGCAATAAAAGAGCTTGGAGCATATGGGGATGATTTAGGAGTAAAGGCGACCATTGAGAATATGCCTGCATTTGAAGGCCATATGTATCAGAATATGGAGAAATTAAATCAGACACTTGAAGATTTTGATATGTTCATGACTTTAGATATTGGTCATGCCTACCACAGTGGTCATGCCCCAGATGAAATGTATTTTGATAGAGTTAAACACATACATATACACGATAATAATGGTGATGATGATGCCCATTATGCATTAGGTGAAGGCTCTATTGATTTAAAACGCATCATAAGAAAATTTGAAGATAAAAATTATAATGGCATATATACTATTGAAGTAAATGATAGTGATTCTGTCAAAAATAGTTTAGAATATCTAAAAAAATTAGTGTAA